From Cellvibrio zantedeschiae, the proteins below share one genomic window:
- a CDS encoding DUF3108 domain-containing protein, with translation MARLGWLVGIVLLQITNLAHAGELTPFENKYSAKLYGFTIDVTSKLNAQADGIFEFSFDANSTLGRVTETSQFKWNSAEDFATPLQYHYKRTGVGKNKEQILNFDWAKNEVINTKNDARMALDASKKIQDSLSYQLQLRQDLMAKKKNLSYLITNAKKNKEYKFEIVGDEVLDTPLGKVNTVKIKRVQTSDERETYAWFAKDFQYLLVRLQQEENGSAYTIYISKASLNGKAIEHF, from the coding sequence ATGGCTCGATTAGGCTGGTTGGTTGGAATTGTTTTACTACAGATTACAAACCTTGCACACGCAGGCGAACTAACACCTTTTGAGAATAAATATTCTGCCAAGCTGTATGGTTTTACCATTGATGTCACCAGCAAACTCAATGCACAAGCTGATGGTATTTTCGAGTTTTCGTTTGATGCGAATTCAACGCTGGGCCGCGTAACTGAAACCAGCCAATTTAAATGGAATTCTGCTGAAGATTTTGCAACACCCTTGCAATATCATTACAAGCGTACGGGTGTTGGCAAAAACAAAGAACAAATTTTAAATTTTGATTGGGCGAAAAACGAAGTTATCAACACCAAGAATGACGCCCGCATGGCACTTGATGCCAGTAAAAAAATTCAGGACAGCTTGAGTTACCAGTTACAACTGCGCCAGGATTTAATGGCGAAGAAAAAAAATCTCAGCTATTTAATTACCAACGCCAAGAAGAACAAAGAATACAAATTTGAAATTGTTGGTGACGAAGTTTTGGATACACCGCTTGGAAAAGTGAACACCGTAAAAATCAAACGTGTACAAACCAGCGATGAACGCGAAACTTACGCCTGGTTTGCCAAAGATTTTCAGTACTTGTTAGTCCGTTTACAGCAAGAAGAAAATGGTTCTGCTTACACCATCTATATCAGTAAAGCCTCGCTGAACGGCAAAGCAATAGAACACTTTTAA
- the purM gene encoding phosphoribosylformylglycinamidine cyclo-ligase: MSEHQNPTPSLSYKDAGVDIEAGDALVERIKSVAKRTKRPEVMGGLGGFASLVEIPAGYKQPILVSGTDGVGTKLRLAMQLQKHDTIGIDLVAMCVNDLVVTGAEPLFFLDYYATGKLNVDVAAAVVSGIGDGCELAGCALVGGETAEMPGMYEGEDYDLAGFCTGVVEKSEIIDGSKVQAGDTLIALTSSGPHSNGYSLIRKIIEVSKADLTQDCGGRPLGDALMEPTRIYVKSVLKLIKESQVNAMAHITGGGLTENIPRVLPDDCKAVIDTKSWTFPPVFQFLQKGGNVNIREMYRTFNCGVGMVIAVPASEKDKALAILKAAGETAFVVGHIAKTVGDEPQVDLQGL, from the coding sequence ATGAGCGAACATCAAAACCCTACCCCATCCTTAAGCTACAAAGACGCTGGCGTTGATATCGAGGCTGGCGATGCGCTGGTTGAACGTATTAAAAGCGTGGCCAAGCGTACCAAGCGCCCTGAGGTAATGGGTGGATTGGGTGGTTTTGCGTCTTTGGTGGAGATTCCCGCAGGTTACAAGCAGCCTATTCTGGTTTCTGGCACTGACGGCGTGGGCACCAAACTGCGCTTGGCTATGCAACTGCAAAAGCACGACACCATTGGTATAGACCTGGTGGCAATGTGTGTAAATGACCTGGTAGTAACTGGCGCTGAGCCTTTGTTTTTCCTTGATTACTACGCTACCGGCAAACTTAATGTAGATGTAGCTGCTGCTGTAGTTTCTGGCATTGGCGACGGCTGTGAGTTGGCTGGCTGTGCCTTGGTAGGTGGTGAAACCGCTGAAATGCCCGGTATGTATGAGGGTGAAGACTACGATTTGGCTGGTTTTTGTACTGGCGTAGTTGAGAAATCTGAAATCATCGACGGCAGTAAAGTGCAAGCTGGTGATACCTTGATTGCCTTGACTTCAAGCGGCCCGCACTCGAACGGTTATTCATTGATCCGCAAGATTATCGAAGTTTCCAAAGCTGATTTGACGCAAGACTGCGGTGGCCGTCCATTGGGCGATGCATTGATGGAACCAACTCGCATCTACGTTAAATCTGTACTTAAGCTCATCAAAGAAAGCCAAGTGAACGCCATGGCGCACATCACTGGCGGCGGTTTGACCGAGAATATTCCGCGCGTATTGCCTGATGACTGCAAAGCGGTTATCGACACCAAGAGCTGGACTTTCCCACCCGTATTCCAATTTTTACAAAAAGGCGGCAACGTCAATATTCGCGAAATGTACCGCACCTTTAACTGTGGCGTGGGTATGGTGATTGCCGTTCCTGCGAGCGAAAAAGACAAGGCCCTGGCGATTTTGAAAGCCGCTGGCGAAACCGCATTTGTGGTTGGTCATATCGCTAAAACCGTTGGCGATGAACCGCAAGTGGATTTGCAGGGCCTTTAA
- a CDS encoding sensor histidine kinase, which translates to MPISNNKIKLTENLSMRIMLVTSVYSIVIALLVSAVQIYVMYHQTVNDAKQQFHQIESGYLANLVSGLWVVDNARVDALLNGIANLPHVGSVELKDETNHVITRSNFMTKNAIAKQEYPLIYRDGDFTHNLGTLSVELTNQQIMLELLDKSISIAITTLITILLGAVCVLFIFKQWISRHLETMSQFAEKLDLNNLDMPLELTRNQNGRVDELDMVVNSINQMQATLKEGLEKRRLIELELVKHQEHLEELVKERTVELVEKTRQLELQSHELEAQNRELDAYAHSVAHDLKTPLTTIVGVSGLMQSGKVNLTVEQAKESSGIINRTAKKMNAIIDALLLLASVRRAEEVNTSEINLRDLAEEACQRLEQVALQHSAQITFVGEWQSALGYSQWIEEVWVNYISNAIKYGGTPPNIHIGCTTVDDKTIKCWVRDHGDGISAERQSELFVQFSRLDTRSSDGHGLGLSIVKRIIHRLNGEVGYQEAEGGGGMFWFTLPAVNNAKD; encoded by the coding sequence ATGCCCATATCCAATAATAAAATTAAACTCACTGAAAATTTGAGTATGCGCATTATGCTGGTTACCTCGGTGTACAGCATTGTAATTGCGCTGCTGGTAAGCGCCGTACAAATTTATGTTATGTACCACCAAACGGTAAACGATGCTAAACAACAGTTTCACCAAATTGAATCCGGCTATTTGGCAAATTTGGTTTCAGGTTTATGGGTAGTTGACAATGCGCGTGTGGATGCACTCTTGAATGGAATTGCAAATTTACCGCATGTGGGTTCTGTTGAATTAAAAGATGAAACCAATCATGTGATCACGCGCAGCAATTTCATGACTAAAAATGCTATTGCAAAGCAAGAATATCCGTTGATCTATCGCGACGGCGATTTCACCCACAACCTGGGCACACTAAGCGTAGAATTAACCAACCAGCAAATCATGCTGGAGCTGCTCGATAAATCCATCAGCATTGCCATCACAACCTTGATCACCATTTTGCTCGGCGCCGTTTGTGTATTGTTTATTTTCAAACAATGGATTTCCAGACATTTGGAAACCATGTCGCAATTTGCAGAGAAGCTTGACCTAAACAATCTTGATATGCCTTTGGAATTAACGCGCAACCAAAATGGCCGGGTTGATGAATTGGATATGGTTGTTAATTCAATTAACCAAATGCAAGCCACATTGAAAGAAGGCTTGGAGAAACGCCGGCTTATTGAATTGGAATTGGTTAAACACCAGGAGCATTTGGAAGAGCTTGTTAAAGAGCGCACGGTAGAGTTGGTAGAAAAAACCCGTCAACTTGAACTGCAATCGCATGAACTTGAAGCGCAAAATCGCGAGCTGGATGCTTACGCCCACAGCGTGGCCCATGACTTAAAAACCCCGCTTACCACGATTGTTGGTGTTTCCGGGCTAATGCAATCTGGCAAAGTTAATTTGACCGTGGAGCAGGCAAAAGAATCTTCCGGCATCATTAATCGCACGGCAAAAAAAATGAATGCCATTATTGATGCCTTATTACTACTGGCAAGCGTGAGGCGTGCGGAAGAAGTAAATACTAGTGAAATCAACCTCCGCGATTTAGCTGAAGAAGCGTGCCAACGGCTGGAACAAGTGGCTTTACAGCACTCCGCGCAAATTACATTTGTGGGTGAATGGCAAAGCGCCTTGGGCTATTCGCAATGGATTGAAGAAGTGTGGGTAAATTATATTTCCAACGCGATTAAATACGGCGGCACACCGCCAAATATACACATCGGCTGCACAACAGTAGATGACAAGACAATTAAATGTTGGGTACGCGATCACGGCGATGGTATTTCTGCAGAACGGCAATCAGAACTCTTTGTTCAATTTTCACGGCTTGATACGCGCTCATCAGATGGACACGGACTGGGATTATCCATTGTAAAACGCATTATTCATCGCTTGAATGGCGAGGTGGGTTACCAGGAGGCCGAAGGCGGAGGTGGTATGTTTTGGTTTACATTACCTGCTGTAAATAACGCAAAGGATTAA
- the purN gene encoding phosphoribosylglycinamide formyltransferase — MQSQKKRVVVLISGSGSNLQALIDGVQTGELPVELAAVISNRPGVLGLERASKANIPADVLDHKAFADRETFDRALMEKIDSYQPDLVVLAGFMRILTSEFTQHYLGRMLNIHPSLLPKFQGLHTHQRAIDACESHHGVTVHFVTAELDGGPAVVQACVPIFAGDDASSLAKRVQRQEHVIYPLAVKWFAEDDLRMIDGKSVLKGEPLPPSGFLISSDEP, encoded by the coding sequence ATGCAATCCCAAAAGAAACGCGTTGTTGTACTTATCTCCGGCAGCGGCAGTAATCTGCAAGCATTAATTGATGGTGTGCAAACTGGCGAACTACCGGTTGAATTAGCGGCGGTCATTAGTAACCGCCCCGGCGTTTTAGGTTTGGAGCGCGCCTCTAAAGCGAATATTCCGGCAGACGTTCTCGATCACAAAGCGTTTGCAGACCGCGAAACTTTTGATCGCGCGCTCATGGAAAAAATTGATAGCTATCAGCCGGATTTAGTCGTGCTCGCCGGTTTTATGCGCATACTCACATCGGAATTTACCCAGCATTATTTGGGAAGGATGTTAAATATTCACCCTTCCCTTCTGCCGAAATTCCAGGGGCTGCATACTCATCAACGCGCTATTGATGCCTGCGAAAGCCACCATGGAGTGACTGTCCATTTCGTAACAGCAGAATTGGATGGAGGCCCGGCAGTTGTGCAAGCTTGCGTGCCAATTTTTGCAGGAGATGATGCCAGCTCACTTGCTAAACGAGTCCAACGTCAGGAACATGTGATTTACCCTTTAGCCGTAAAATGGTTTGCGGAAGATGATTTACGCATGATTGACGGAAAAAGTGTGTTAAAAGGTGAACCTTTACCCCCTTCCGGCTTTCTAATAAGTTCGGATGAACCTTGA
- a CDS encoding FKBP-type peptidyl-prolyl cis-trans isomerase, giving the protein MNIAENSVASIHYTLTDGEGKVIDTSEGQEPLAYLHGAGNIIPGLEKALVGKTVGDKFKVSIPAAEAYGVRDDSMVQELPSNMFSGIDKIEVGMEFHAETEHGLQVVTVTKVEGDNVTIDGNHPLAGVDLTFDVEVADVRAASAEELEHGHAHGAGGHHHH; this is encoded by the coding sequence ATGAACATTGCAGAAAACTCAGTTGCCAGCATTCACTACACCTTGACTGACGGTGAAGGCAAAGTGATCGACACTTCAGAAGGCCAAGAGCCTTTGGCGTATTTGCACGGCGCAGGCAACATTATTCCCGGCTTGGAAAAAGCGTTGGTTGGTAAAACCGTTGGCGACAAATTCAAAGTAAGTATTCCAGCAGCTGAAGCTTACGGCGTTCGCGATGACAGCATGGTGCAAGAATTGCCATCCAACATGTTTAGCGGCATCGACAAAATTGAAGTAGGCATGGAGTTCCACGCTGAAACTGAACACGGTTTGCAAGTTGTGACCGTAACCAAAGTTGAAGGCGACAACGTGACTATTGATGGCAACCACCCTCTGGCAGGTGTTGACCTGACTTTTGATGTAGAAGTTGCCGATGTACGTGCAGCCTCAGCTGAAGAGTTGGAACACGGCCACGCACACGGCGCTGGCGGTCATCACCACCACTAA
- a CDS encoding transporter substrate-binding domain-containing protein: MIHYPRADSAADERVNYYSQLLALCLSKTGKDYQLEPTSFHAEQARGLQLVEANRGLEVTWTFTTTAREERLMPIRIPIDRGLFGWRLFLIKKSDQALFDKITTAEQLAALRAGQGHDWPDTEILQANHFLISGSTTYEGLFDMLARNHIQYFPRSLLEVELELKSHPHHNLAMESHLVLHYPTALYFFVNKHNTELAADLEKGLLAAMEDGSFKKLFDYHFSDTIRKADLRKRKIISINNPLLPAQTPLGETRYWFSPQENY; the protein is encoded by the coding sequence GTGATTCACTATCCCCGGGCAGATTCCGCCGCAGATGAACGCGTCAACTACTACTCCCAACTTCTTGCACTGTGCCTGTCCAAAACGGGTAAAGATTATCAACTGGAACCAACCTCCTTTCATGCCGAGCAAGCGCGCGGCCTACAACTAGTTGAAGCCAATCGCGGTCTTGAGGTGACTTGGACGTTCACCACCACTGCAAGGGAAGAGCGCCTAATGCCCATTCGCATCCCCATTGACCGGGGCCTATTTGGATGGCGGTTATTCTTAATTAAAAAATCGGATCAGGCGTTGTTTGACAAAATCACAACCGCTGAACAATTAGCTGCCTTGCGCGCAGGCCAGGGGCACGATTGGCCGGACACAGAAATTTTGCAAGCCAACCATTTTCTTATTTCAGGAAGCACAACTTACGAAGGGCTTTTTGATATGTTGGCGCGCAACCATATTCAATATTTTCCACGCTCATTGCTTGAAGTAGAGTTAGAACTTAAGTCACATCCGCACCACAATCTAGCGATGGAATCGCACCTGGTATTGCATTACCCAACAGCATTGTATTTTTTTGTGAACAAACACAATACTGAGCTAGCCGCTGATCTTGAAAAAGGCTTACTCGCTGCCATGGAAGACGGTTCATTCAAAAAATTATTTGATTATCATTTTAGCGATACTATTCGCAAAGCCGATTTACGCAAACGCAAAATAATTAGTATCAATAATCCACTCTTGCCTGCACAAACCCCACTCGGTGAAACCCGATATTGGTTTTCACCACAGGAAAATTATTAA
- a CDS encoding 2OG-Fe(II) oxygenase has translation MEAQEALFDAIADALVERGYWIADEVLPASLSKALLNDFDQLQASEFKSAGIGRQTDFQLEEKIRADKIHWLAGDTEATADFLQWMDLLKSGLNRRLFMGLFDYESHFAHYPVGAFYKKHVDAFRAKDGRAQSNRVLSTVFYLNENWLPENGGELLIYDQSDSGILHRLSPVFGRLVIFLSEKFPHEVLPANRERKSIAGWFRVNESII, from the coding sequence ATGGAAGCACAGGAAGCCTTGTTTGATGCTATTGCAGATGCTCTGGTTGAGCGAGGTTATTGGATTGCCGATGAGGTGCTGCCTGCGAGTTTGTCCAAAGCGCTTTTAAATGATTTTGATCAATTGCAGGCGAGTGAATTTAAATCCGCAGGAATTGGCCGCCAAACCGATTTTCAATTAGAAGAAAAAATTCGTGCCGATAAAATTCATTGGCTCGCTGGCGACACTGAAGCCACTGCTGATTTTTTGCAATGGATGGACTTATTAAAGTCAGGGCTCAATCGCCGGTTGTTTATGGGCTTGTTTGATTACGAAAGCCATTTTGCGCATTATCCGGTTGGTGCGTTTTATAAAAAACATGTGGATGCATTTCGCGCTAAAGATGGACGCGCCCAATCGAATCGGGTGCTCTCTACAGTGTTTTATCTCAATGAAAATTGGTTGCCGGAAAATGGTGGCGAATTGCTAATCTACGACCAAAGCGATTCAGGTATTTTGCACAGGTTATCGCCGGTATTTGGTCGGCTGGTTATTTTCCTCAGTGAAAAGTTTCCCCACGAAGTTTTACCTGCAAACCGTGAACGAAAAAGTATTGCAGGTTGGTTTCGTGTTAATGAAAGTATTATTTAA